The following are encoded in a window of Brevibacillus sp. DP1.3A genomic DNA:
- a CDS encoding metallophosphoesterase: MTLSQTNHSIAVISDIHSNAYALEAVLHDIDSRGIQTIVNLGDTLFGPLDPIKTAELLMERSTITHIMGNCDRYLLEEQMESITFEYVKPLLTQEMLSWIGSFQKQWTYGDLLFCHGTPFADDVYLLENVAPYGIEDKSANALMIELTGIQQQVIFCGHSHVPKSVWLPDGKLVVNPGSVGLPAYFEEAPYPHSMESKTPHAKYVTVKQQGGSWLVEHVLVPYDFEQAARKAEENGRRDYAHAIRTGRAEL, translated from the coding sequence ATGACCTTGAGCCAAACCAACCATTCCATCGCGGTGATCTCCGACATACACAGCAACGCCTATGCATTGGAAGCCGTGCTGCACGACATTGATTCCCGCGGTATTCAAACCATTGTGAACCTGGGCGATACGTTGTTTGGCCCGCTTGATCCGATCAAAACGGCAGAGCTCTTAATGGAGCGATCTACTATCACCCACATCATGGGTAATTGTGACAGATACTTACTGGAAGAGCAAATGGAGTCCATCACGTTCGAATACGTGAAGCCACTGCTGACACAAGAAATGCTCAGCTGGATCGGATCATTCCAAAAGCAGTGGACGTATGGCGATCTCTTGTTTTGCCACGGCACACCTTTTGCCGATGATGTGTATTTATTGGAGAATGTTGCTCCATATGGGATAGAAGACAAAAGCGCAAATGCCTTAATGATCGAGCTAACGGGTATCCAGCAGCAGGTCATTTTTTGCGGACATTCGCATGTGCCCAAATCCGTATGGCTCCCGGATGGAAAGCTCGTGGTAAACCCGGGGAGCGTTGGGCTTCCAGCGTATTTTGAGGAAGCGCCGTACCCGCATTCGATGGAATCGAAGACGCCCCATGCCAAGTACGTCACGGTAAAACAACAAGGCGGCTCGTGGCTGGTCGAGCACGTATTGGTTCCTTATGATTTCGAGCAGGCAGCTAGAAAAGCTGAGGAAAACGGTCGTAGAGACTATGCCCATGCGATCCGAACGGGAAGAGCGGAGCTGTAA
- a CDS encoding TetR family transcriptional regulator, with protein MAPKVSDEYKTKKKIELLQAAKRVFITKGYTRATMQDVMDEAGVSRGALYAYFDNLEHIYLELLQFEDQQDVQFFTPIAGETSWNQITKWVYKQQVEIEKIEQTLSQANSEFFLSLKDQQKQQSYPYITTRYEKMVDVLTAFFAHGTATGEFKPQLPPEAIARYLISVIDGLMLDTAHLGAEKTKVSVQMEALLFSLRALLGPVQ; from the coding sequence ATGGCGCCAAAAGTAAGCGACGAATACAAAACAAAAAAGAAAATTGAACTGCTACAAGCGGCAAAACGCGTGTTCATCACAAAAGGCTATACACGGGCCACTATGCAAGACGTCATGGACGAGGCTGGTGTATCGCGAGGAGCCTTGTACGCCTACTTTGATAACCTGGAGCACATATATTTGGAGCTGCTGCAATTCGAGGATCAACAGGATGTTCAGTTTTTTACACCAATTGCTGGCGAAACGTCTTGGAATCAAATCACCAAATGGGTCTACAAGCAGCAGGTCGAGATCGAGAAAATCGAACAAACACTGTCCCAAGCCAACTCAGAGTTTTTCCTGTCACTGAAAGATCAGCAAAAGCAACAGAGCTATCCATACATCACGACTCGCTATGAAAAAATGGTGGATGTGTTGACAGCTTTCTTCGCGCATGGGACAGCGACAGGTGAGTTCAAGCCACAGCTTCCACCCGAGGCGATCGCTCGCTATCTCATCTCGGTTATCGATGGACTGATGCTGGATACCGCGCATTTGGGCGCAGAGAAAACGAAGGTGTCCGTGCAAATGGAAGCACTGTTGTTTTCATTGAGAGCGCTGCTGGGACCGGTTCAATAA
- a CDS encoding DUF4179 domain-containing protein — MNCLTQRQLIAYVEDRLSPVTKRNVESHLDHCTHCQHQLEQWIDGLHQTEETMWEDSLSTNMDQKIIQMLSPYPVRVLNPVTPSHQPPAWKQRSITIMKRMALATAALTVVVSGGMLVSPTFASYVNAAFTNNPIGKADPVAPVTNSLLEKLADKGIVQAAKNGFAQSVNVSATDQGLTFAVHEVVADPLRISIAASLKDKNGKAIDSFMSEMIDRSIREPLITIKDKQGNVLAPSEEKDARYPNKPWDVSMNVTHGVMTLDRELRSYFDDLTKVPDELIVEFNINQLDDIKGNWKLSVPVDMKKAKAAMKTHEINKAYTTPQGLKLNVKQITFAPSGVEMVIDRTLAANENNAYSYELVDAKGKVVTAWDSTSVIREANKRSNVISDVKWDHTQSTESGARDFHYFYPIDESQNLTFKLGSVYTEESAKLNAKLDANLLEKKEVISAEDQGDQFTFKKYQKDPNAVVDFEGYDGHHRVNDDGTTTKLEGYDLAFEATLSPVTAAMGPYQNWTITDETGKKYEDVDYLINKTEYENGQAIFGGTVFLKNLTTLPKQLIITSEKRMVEHKNVEWEVPIYSGK; from the coding sequence TTGAATTGCCTTACGCAAAGACAGCTGATCGCCTACGTGGAAGATCGTTTATCGCCAGTAACCAAACGAAATGTCGAAAGTCATCTCGATCATTGTACACACTGCCAACACCAACTGGAGCAATGGATCGATGGACTGCACCAAACGGAAGAAACGATGTGGGAAGACTCCCTCTCAACAAATATGGATCAAAAGATTATTCAGATGCTCTCCCCTTATCCCGTGAGAGTATTGAACCCTGTTACCCCTTCACACCAACCACCTGCGTGGAAACAAAGGAGTATCACAATCATGAAAAGAATGGCACTTGCCACCGCTGCATTAACCGTCGTCGTATCGGGAGGAATGCTAGTCTCTCCAACCTTTGCTAGTTATGTCAATGCTGCTTTTACGAACAACCCGATTGGCAAAGCTGATCCTGTAGCGCCTGTGACCAATAGCCTCTTGGAAAAACTAGCGGACAAAGGAATTGTACAAGCGGCCAAGAATGGATTTGCTCAGTCCGTGAATGTAAGTGCGACCGATCAAGGCCTCACTTTTGCCGTGCATGAAGTGGTGGCTGACCCGCTGCGTATTAGCATAGCAGCTTCTTTAAAAGACAAGAACGGCAAGGCAATAGATAGCTTCATGTCGGAAATGATCGACAGATCCATTAGAGAGCCACTTATCACCATTAAAGACAAACAAGGGAACGTCCTTGCACCCTCTGAGGAAAAAGATGCTCGCTACCCCAATAAACCATGGGATGTTTCCATGAATGTCACTCATGGTGTTATGACCTTGGATCGCGAGCTGCGAAGCTATTTTGATGATCTAACCAAGGTGCCTGACGAGCTGATCGTAGAGTTTAACATCAATCAATTGGATGATATCAAGGGGAACTGGAAGCTGTCCGTACCTGTAGATATGAAAAAAGCAAAAGCAGCAATGAAGACGCATGAAATTAACAAAGCCTACACGACCCCACAAGGACTCAAGCTGAACGTCAAACAGATTACGTTTGCGCCAAGCGGAGTGGAGATGGTCATTGATCGAACCCTTGCTGCTAACGAGAATAACGCATACAGCTATGAGCTGGTAGACGCGAAAGGCAAAGTGGTCACTGCTTGGGATTCGACTTCGGTTATTCGTGAAGCCAACAAACGAAGTAATGTGATCAGTGATGTGAAATGGGATCATACCCAATCCACCGAAAGTGGAGCAAGAGACTTCCATTACTTCTATCCAATTGACGAAAGCCAAAATCTCACCTTCAAGCTCGGGTCTGTATATACAGAGGAATCCGCTAAGCTTAACGCGAAGTTGGACGCCAATCTCCTCGAAAAGAAAGAAGTCATCTCGGCGGAAGACCAGGGAGATCAGTTTACTTTCAAAAAATATCAAAAGGATCCAAACGCAGTCGTTGATTTTGAAGGCTATGACGGCCATCACCGCGTGAACGACGATGGGACTACCACGAAATTGGAAGGCTACGACCTGGCATTCGAGGCAACTCTCTCTCCAGTTACTGCCGCTATGGGTCCCTATCAAAACTGGACCATCACAGACGAAACCGGGAAAAAATACGAAGACGTCGACTACCTTATCAATAAGACTGAGTATGAAAATGGCCAGGCGATTTTTGGAGGTACCGTCTTCTTGAAAAACCTCACAACCCTGCCAAAGCAATTGATCATTACTTCCGAGAAACGAATGGTTGAACACAAAAATGTAGAGTGGGAAGTACCAATTTACTCTGGAAAATAA
- a CDS encoding polysaccharide biosynthesis protein yields MKNKTILITGGTGSWGWELVKQLLPQQPKEIRIFSRNEALQVEMSHHFQDKRLRFMNGDIRDQEELMQACQQVDYVYHLAALKHVPICENQPYIAFKTNVIGTQNVIEAAIANRVQKVIYVSTDKASNPSSTYGMTKAIGERLIIQANTRDVSTRFVCVRSGNVLGSTGSVIPLFKSQLQQGLDLGVTDGQMTRFFLSLEEAIHLLFTATHSSLGGETFVLKMPSCRIMDIAEVLREEAGAEGSRIVTIGMRPGEKRYEMLVSEMESDRAIDLNDQYFVILPAFPQEELQAYYAAYQSVDFSSFHSESMVMTKEETRAMLRAGGFLS; encoded by the coding sequence ATGAAAAACAAAACCATTTTAATAACGGGTGGTACAGGTTCTTGGGGTTGGGAGCTCGTGAAGCAACTCCTGCCGCAGCAGCCAAAAGAAATCCGTATTTTTTCACGCAATGAAGCACTACAAGTAGAAATGAGCCATCATTTTCAAGATAAACGACTGCGTTTTATGAATGGAGACATTCGGGATCAGGAGGAATTGATGCAGGCGTGCCAGCAGGTCGATTATGTGTATCATCTTGCGGCATTGAAGCATGTCCCGATTTGCGAAAACCAACCGTATATTGCCTTCAAAACAAACGTGATCGGCACGCAAAATGTCATCGAGGCTGCCATTGCCAATCGTGTGCAAAAAGTCATCTACGTCTCCACAGACAAGGCTTCCAATCCTTCCAGTACGTATGGGATGACCAAGGCGATTGGGGAGCGGCTGATCATTCAGGCCAACACACGGGATGTTAGTACCCGGTTTGTTTGTGTGCGAAGCGGCAATGTTTTGGGATCGACAGGCAGTGTGATTCCCCTTTTCAAAAGCCAATTGCAACAAGGTTTGGATCTTGGGGTGACAGATGGGCAAATGACGAGATTTTTCTTGAGTCTGGAAGAGGCGATCCACCTGCTCTTTACGGCTACGCATAGCAGTCTGGGCGGGGAAACCTTTGTACTGAAGATGCCCTCTTGCCGGATCATGGATATAGCAGAGGTCCTCAGAGAAGAGGCAGGAGCAGAGGGCAGCCGTATTGTCACCATCGGGATGCGCCCGGGTGAAAAGCGATATGAAATGCTGGTGTCCGAGATGGAAAGCGACAGAGCGATTGACTTGAACGACCAATACTTTGTCATCCTGCCTGCTTTTCCACAAGAAGAGCTGCAAGCGTATTACGCTGCCTATCAGAGTGTCGACTTTTCCAGCTTCCATTCCGAGTCGATGGTCATGACCAAGGAAGAGACGAGAGCAATGCTGCGGGCAGGAGGTTTCCTGTCATGA
- a CDS encoding response regulator transcription factor, with amino-acid sequence MNILIADDEEYMVKIVKAYFEKEGFTTYTAKDGQEALNMVYNEQIDLAILDWMMPQVSGIEVCKEIKANSTVKVLMLTAKGEIDDELHALQAGADDYVRKPFDPRILLVRAKKMLHLDGQYTFGQIKVDLEAQKIYHAGRDLHVTNKEFQLMKYFVQHEGKVLTRKALLDHVWGFDYFGEERTVDTHIRRLREKIGDNWIKTHRGMGYSFENPDK; translated from the coding sequence ATGAACATTTTGATCGCGGATGATGAAGAATACATGGTCAAAATCGTGAAAGCCTACTTCGAAAAAGAAGGCTTCACTACATATACCGCCAAAGATGGGCAAGAAGCGCTCAATATGGTGTACAACGAACAAATCGACCTGGCGATCCTGGACTGGATGATGCCTCAAGTAAGTGGCATCGAGGTATGCAAGGAAATCAAGGCAAACAGTACCGTAAAAGTCTTGATGCTGACTGCCAAAGGGGAAATCGATGACGAGCTTCACGCCTTGCAAGCGGGAGCCGACGATTACGTACGAAAGCCGTTTGACCCGAGAATCTTGTTAGTGCGTGCCAAAAAGATGCTGCATCTGGATGGGCAGTACACGTTTGGACAGATCAAGGTGGATTTGGAGGCGCAAAAAATATACCATGCTGGACGAGACCTACATGTGACCAACAAGGAATTCCAGCTCATGAAGTACTTTGTGCAGCATGAAGGGAAAGTATTGACGCGAAAAGCCTTACTCGATCATGTGTGGGGATTCGACTATTTCGGTGAGGAAAGAACCGTGGATACTCATATTCGCCGTTTGCGAGAGAAGATCGGCGATAACTGGATAAAAACACATCGAGGGATGGGGTACAGTTTTGAAAATCCGGATAAATAA
- a CDS encoding ATP-binding protein — MIKLSTHNQRNSKALISKHLVILLLFLAFLLGLRTFWFSFHAFPEHPRAVQGVLDMRGWDFENSPSISLDGEWEFFPESLITHEDFKQSSNDERQFLQVPGNWSSAFSRDSPSSYGYGTYRLRILVDQPLNQPYTLWVPQVEASSTVEVNGEILARGGVPATTAEEYTPRKSSFTVTYIAGDAKVIEVLVRTANFHNPLEGGIVRSIYFGSQAAVDTERWYSIGFQMTTFLILLLHGLYAGILYILNARHKEFLVFLLLLSCVGIKTVSDYDNLLLLWLPIDYTWALKVEVLTYIWQPLLMILLIRSLSDQGEKENAKPFRAYFSVLSLFSAVIILGTAQWVYILAGTPFLVIIYFGPLLLFIFRISRMLMQNKHDAVFLLIAAMSIFSNVIWSAMMEYKIIDIKYVYYPLDLIAALVSFSAYWFKRFFRNSEEKAKLTEQLKEADKLKDQFLAHTSHELRTPLHGIMNIAQTVVNNEKHVMGGRSTQDMELLVTISRRMSHLLDDLLDVVRLQDKHIVLQKKPLHIQSVVSGIISMLTYMVEGKPVQLKMDIPESIPPILADEKRLVQILFNLVHNALKFTEKGSVVVSAEIVDGQVVIYVSDTGIGMDEYTKARIFLPYEQGAQATNDGGGIGLGLAICTQLVDLHDSELRVESEPGKGSVFSFWLPVVSTDEMRAAETQYVEQIDNNNQVTAINQMRHSEAPDILAFQETAAHAFVERKANILAIDDDPVNLRVLDRMLSSSQYQITTCTSPRDALDLLFTEQWDLLIIDVMMPHMSGYELTQKVREHFSVSELPILLLTARSQSEDVYTGYLSGANDYVCKPVDGMELKYRVWSLTTLKQTVDERLRMEAAYLQAQIHPHFLFNTLSSIMALSDIDTEKMRKLGDAFTAFLHISFDFLNTGKQVTLSHELELVQAYLYIEEERFGERIQIVWEVEPDIDLLIPPLTIQPLVENAINHGLFNRIEGGTLHIRIVRQKNATLFEVKDDGIGMEEATVRQILDLSKKERGGIGVSNTNRRLTQMYGKGLRITSKPGEGTTVSFVIPYRALTEKHRGEQA, encoded by the coding sequence ATGATAAAGCTAAGTACCCATAATCAGCGCAATTCAAAAGCACTCATAAGTAAGCATCTTGTCATTCTTCTCTTGTTTTTAGCATTTCTCCTAGGTCTTCGAACATTCTGGTTTTCGTTTCATGCGTTTCCAGAGCATCCGCGTGCGGTTCAAGGGGTTCTTGATATGCGCGGGTGGGACTTTGAAAATTCCCCGTCCATTTCACTGGATGGGGAATGGGAGTTTTTCCCTGAATCTTTGATCACGCATGAAGATTTCAAGCAATCATCGAATGACGAACGACAATTCCTTCAAGTGCCTGGCAATTGGAGCAGCGCTTTTTCCAGGGACTCTCCATCATCGTATGGTTATGGAACATACCGTTTACGGATCTTGGTCGATCAACCGCTAAATCAGCCATACACCTTATGGGTTCCGCAAGTGGAAGCATCTTCTACCGTAGAGGTTAACGGAGAGATATTAGCCAGAGGCGGAGTGCCTGCGACAACAGCGGAAGAGTACACGCCGCGGAAGTCATCCTTCACGGTTACGTACATTGCAGGTGATGCAAAGGTCATTGAAGTGCTTGTCCGAACGGCCAACTTTCATAATCCACTCGAAGGGGGCATCGTCAGATCGATTTACTTCGGGTCGCAGGCCGCTGTTGACACCGAACGTTGGTATTCTATCGGCTTCCAGATGACAACCTTCCTCATCTTGTTGCTACATGGCTTGTATGCCGGCATCCTGTACATATTGAATGCCCGTCACAAAGAGTTTCTGGTGTTTTTGCTGTTGCTTTCCTGTGTGGGGATAAAGACTGTGTCTGATTATGACAATCTGCTGTTACTTTGGCTCCCGATCGATTATACATGGGCGCTAAAGGTGGAAGTGCTCACCTACATATGGCAGCCTTTGCTGATGATATTATTGATCAGAAGTCTATCTGATCAGGGGGAGAAAGAAAACGCCAAACCGTTCAGGGCGTATTTTTCCGTGCTCAGTCTTTTTTCGGCAGTCATCATACTGGGAACGGCACAATGGGTGTATATTTTAGCTGGAACGCCATTTTTGGTCATTATTTATTTCGGCCCGTTGTTGCTGTTTATTTTCAGAATCAGCCGCATGCTCATGCAAAACAAGCATGACGCTGTGTTTTTGCTCATTGCTGCAATGAGTATTTTTTCCAATGTCATTTGGTCCGCAATGATGGAATATAAAATCATCGATATCAAGTACGTGTATTATCCGCTCGACCTGATTGCTGCACTTGTTAGTTTTTCTGCTTACTGGTTCAAGCGATTCTTTCGCAATTCAGAGGAAAAGGCAAAGCTAACGGAGCAATTGAAAGAAGCTGACAAGCTCAAAGACCAGTTTCTGGCCCATACCTCTCACGAGCTGAGGACGCCATTGCACGGCATCATGAATATCGCCCAGACTGTCGTCAACAATGAAAAGCATGTCATGGGTGGTCGCAGCACGCAGGACATGGAGCTCTTAGTCACGATCAGCCGCAGAATGTCGCATTTACTAGACGATTTGCTAGATGTCGTACGATTGCAGGACAAGCATATCGTGTTGCAGAAGAAGCCGTTGCATATTCAATCGGTTGTTTCCGGAATCATCAGCATGCTCACCTACATGGTAGAAGGCAAGCCTGTTCAACTGAAAATGGACATACCAGAGTCCATCCCGCCAATCTTGGCAGATGAGAAGCGGCTAGTCCAGATTCTGTTCAATCTTGTTCACAATGCACTCAAATTCACGGAAAAAGGATCTGTCGTCGTTTCTGCTGAGATCGTGGACGGACAGGTGGTGATCTATGTATCCGATACAGGAATTGGGATGGATGAGTATACCAAGGCACGTATATTTTTGCCGTATGAGCAGGGAGCTCAAGCAACGAACGATGGAGGAGGAATCGGCCTCGGTCTTGCTATTTGTACACAGCTGGTAGACCTGCATGATAGCGAGCTGAGAGTCGAGTCTGAACCGGGCAAAGGTTCCGTATTTAGCTTCTGGCTGCCTGTGGTTAGTACAGATGAGATGAGAGCAGCAGAGACCCAATATGTGGAGCAGATAGATAACAACAATCAAGTGACGGCTATCAACCAGATGAGGCATAGTGAAGCTCCAGATATCTTGGCTTTTCAGGAAACAGCTGCACATGCGTTTGTTGAAAGAAAGGCGAACATTTTGGCGATCGATGACGACCCGGTTAACCTAAGGGTGCTGGATCGAATGCTCTCATCCTCGCAATACCAAATCACTACTTGCACATCGCCAAGAGACGCGCTCGATCTGCTTTTTACAGAGCAGTGGGACTTGCTTATCATCGATGTCATGATGCCGCATATGTCGGGCTATGAGTTGACGCAAAAGGTCAGGGAGCATTTCTCTGTTTCCGAGCTTCCGATTTTGCTCTTAACTGCGCGAAGCCAGTCTGAGGATGTATACACCGGGTATTTGTCTGGTGCGAATGACTATGTTTGCAAACCAGTCGATGGAATGGAGCTGAAATATCGCGTCTGGTCGTTGACGACGCTCAAGCAAACAGTCGATGAACGATTGCGCATGGAGGCTGCCTACTTGCAGGCGCAGATTCACCCGCACTTCTTGTTCAACACACTTAGCTCGATTATGGCGTTGAGTGACATTGATACGGAGAAGATGCGTAAACTCGGGGATGCGTTTACCGCCTTCTTGCATATCAGCTTCGACTTTTTGAATACAGGAAAACAAGTTACACTCTCCCATGAGCTGGAGCTCGTCCAAGCCTATCTTTACATTGAAGAGGAACGATTTGGCGAGCGGATACAGATCGTGTGGGAGGTTGAGCCTGACATCGATCTGCTCATCCCGCCACTCACCATTCAGCCGTTGGTTGAGAATGCAATCAACCATGGTCTTTTTAACAGAATAGAGGGGGGAACTCTCCATATCCGCATCGTCCGGCAAAAGAACGCTACTCTTTTTGAGGTGAAGGATGACGGTATCGGGATGGAGGAAGCGACTGTGCGGCAAATTCTCGACTTGTCGAAGAAGGAAAGAGGCGGAATCGGAGTGTCCAACACGAATCGGAGACTGACGCAAATGTACGGGAAGGGCCTGCGCATCACGAGTAAGCCGGGTGAAGGAACGACGGTCTCCTTTGTCATACCGTATCGGGCTTTAACTGAAAAACATCGAGGTGAACAGGCATGA
- a CDS encoding undecaprenyldiphospho-muramoylpentapeptide beta-N-acetylglucosaminyltransferase, which produces MKTTLFTGGGSAGHVTGNLVMIPKCLQEGWSVHYIGSETGIEKQLVEAQKAVQYHSISTGKLRRYFSWKNVTDVLQVLRGIFQAYFLIRKIKPDVVYSLGGFVSVPVVLGARMNKIRTIIHEPDVHMGLANRLCLPFADTVCTTFAETKRKLNTEKAIHVGPLIKGSLKAGQRLRGMTACGFHEQQPVLLIMGGSQGAETINRVVREALPNLLSEFQVIHICGQGKVDYSVHYPGYKQYDFVGEELAHLLAAADVVVSRAGSNAISELLALQKPMLLLPHTNGGARTGQLVNAQNFQAAGYADVLLQEQMTTQMFVTRILALYKNRETYLAKMRKNKDERAVDKVWALLKGAAHEHFDRG; this is translated from the coding sequence ATGAAGACCACTTTGTTTACAGGCGGCGGTTCTGCCGGGCACGTAACAGGCAATCTCGTCATGATCCCTAAATGCTTACAAGAAGGCTGGAGCGTTCACTATATCGGCTCTGAGACAGGAATAGAAAAACAGCTCGTAGAAGCACAGAAAGCAGTACAGTATCACAGTATCTCGACTGGAAAGCTGCGGAGGTACTTCTCATGGAAAAACGTAACGGATGTTCTCCAGGTGCTCCGCGGTATCTTTCAAGCCTATTTCTTGATACGTAAAATAAAGCCGGATGTCGTGTACTCGCTGGGGGGCTTCGTCTCGGTTCCCGTTGTGCTCGGTGCCCGCATGAACAAGATCAGGACCATCATTCATGAGCCAGATGTGCATATGGGGCTTGCCAATCGGCTTTGCCTACCTTTTGCAGATACAGTATGCACGACATTTGCGGAAACAAAGAGAAAGCTAAACACCGAAAAAGCGATCCATGTCGGGCCGCTCATTAAGGGGTCGCTCAAGGCTGGCCAGCGTCTGCGTGGAATGACCGCCTGCGGATTTCATGAACAACAGCCCGTGCTGTTGATCATGGGAGGAAGTCAAGGGGCCGAGACGATCAACCGTGTCGTTCGCGAGGCACTGCCGAATTTGCTGTCCGAATTCCAAGTCATTCACATATGTGGTCAAGGAAAGGTCGATTACTCTGTTCATTACCCGGGCTATAAGCAGTACGATTTCGTAGGAGAGGAATTGGCTCATTTATTGGCAGCTGCCGATGTGGTTGTATCCCGGGCTGGTTCCAATGCGATTTCTGAATTGCTCGCCTTGCAAAAGCCGATGCTTCTCCTCCCGCATACGAACGGGGGTGCACGTACAGGTCAACTCGTGAACGCCCAAAACTTTCAAGCTGCGGGTTACGCAGATGTACTTTTGCAGGAACAGATGACGACACAGATGTTTGTGACGAGAATCCTTGCCCTGTACAAAAATCGCGAGACTTATCTGGCGAAAATGAGGAAAAATAAGGATGAAAGAGCAGTCGACAAGGTGTGGGCATTGCTAAAAGGAGCTGCGCATGAACATTTTGATCGCGGATGA
- a CDS encoding RNA polymerase sigma factor gives MQDDREVIAEVLRGNKEAYALIVNKYKGKIASILGRTLHHSHDAEDMVQEVFIKAYYSLPDYKPNYSFSAWLYRIAINRGIDELRKRKRMPSVTETDVEVRDECPIPEEDYLEKEQRHALRQQMMALDKNHRTILDLHYLQHLSYREIGNKLSLSVDTVRMRLSYARKKLRDQLSKPEKKGGTPL, from the coding sequence ATGCAGGACGATCGAGAGGTCATTGCGGAGGTTCTTCGAGGAAATAAAGAGGCTTATGCTCTGATCGTCAATAAATACAAGGGAAAAATCGCTTCGATTCTTGGACGCACGCTCCACCATTCTCATGATGCTGAAGACATGGTGCAGGAGGTTTTTATCAAGGCGTACTACAGTCTGCCAGATTATAAACCCAACTACTCCTTTTCTGCCTGGCTGTATCGAATCGCGATCAATCGCGGGATTGACGAGCTGAGAAAGCGAAAGCGGATGCCTTCCGTAACGGAGACGGATGTCGAGGTCAGAGACGAATGTCCGATCCCGGAGGAAGATTATCTGGAAAAGGAACAGCGTCATGCTTTGCGACAGCAGATGATGGCACTGGACAAGAACCACAGGACGATTCTCGATTTGCATTATCTCCAGCATTTAAGCTACAGGGAGATCGGCAACAAACTATCTTTGTCCGTAGATACCGTGAGAATGCGCCTTTCCTATGCCAGGAAAAAGCTGCGAGACCAGCTAAGCAAGCCGGAGAAAAAAGGGGGTACCCCGCTTTGA
- a CDS encoding GNAT family N-acetyltransferase, giving the protein MLFQSERIYLRKMTGEDVDIYHTWRNDVEVMRTTSPSMDVFTWDDTNGFVNQVILHASSSKSYMIVDSQTNRSIGITSLIQIDLKNRNAECIIDIGEKEYWGKGYGREALKLLLDYAFLEMNLHRVSLRVFSFNEKAIKLYERLGFKQEGISRQFLFREGKWHDLVHMGILQQEYIA; this is encoded by the coding sequence ATGTTGTTTCAATCAGAGAGAATCTATCTGAGAAAAATGACGGGGGAGGATGTGGACATCTACCATACGTGGAGAAATGACGTGGAAGTCATGCGGACAACGAGTCCGTCCATGGACGTCTTTACCTGGGACGATACGAACGGGTTTGTGAATCAGGTCATCCTGCATGCAAGCTCCTCGAAGAGCTACATGATCGTAGACAGCCAAACCAATCGATCGATCGGGATTACCTCCCTCATTCAAATCGACCTGAAAAACCGCAATGCGGAGTGCATCATCGATATTGGAGAGAAGGAATACTGGGGTAAAGGGTATGGACGAGAAGCGCTGAAGCTGCTGCTGGATTATGCATTCTTGGAAATGAATTTGCATCGGGTATCGCTGCGTGTTTTTTCTTTTAACGAAAAAGCCATAAAGCTGTATGAGAGGCTCGGATTCAAGCAAGAAGGGATTTCGCGGCAGTTTTTGTTTCGCGAGGGAAAATGGCATGATCTCGTGCACATGGGGATTTTGCAGCAGGAATATATCGCTTGA